A genomic stretch from Natronomonas gomsonensis includes:
- a CDS encoding argininosuccinate synthase: MSDNERVALAFSGGLDTTVCVPLLKEEYGYDEVIGVTVDVGQPEAEFAEAEETAEALNLEHYVVDAKDEFADLCFDAVRANASYQGYPLGTALARPVIATAILEVAEEQGCTGLAHGCTGKGNDQLRFEAVWRDSDMEVIAPVRELGLTREFEQEYAAERDLPVEGGDEGKYSIDTNLWSRSIEGSELEEPSYVPPEDIYEWTTAPTGETRELEIGFENGYPVSLDGEAMEPVELTQTLNDLAGDYGVGRSDIMEDRMLGLKVRENYEHPAATVLLNAHQALEDLVLTKEERSFKKQIDHEWSEKGYQGLVNAPLVGALEGFIEETQTRVTGSVTIRLEGGQARPVGRSSQFAVYSAEAASFNTEDVIGGIEQDDATGVAKYHGFQERLANRVIDSQKEE, translated from the coding sequence ATGTCCGACAACGAACGCGTCGCGCTCGCCTTCTCCGGTGGGCTCGACACGACAGTCTGTGTCCCGCTGCTCAAGGAAGAATACGGCTACGACGAGGTCATCGGCGTCACCGTCGACGTCGGCCAACCCGAAGCCGAGTTCGCCGAGGCCGAAGAGACCGCCGAAGCGCTGAACCTCGAACACTACGTCGTCGACGCGAAAGACGAGTTCGCCGACCTCTGTTTCGACGCCGTCCGCGCCAACGCCTCCTACCAAGGCTACCCGCTCGGCACCGCACTCGCCCGTCCGGTCATCGCGACGGCGATTCTCGAAGTCGCCGAAGAGCAGGGCTGTACCGGCCTCGCACACGGCTGTACCGGGAAGGGCAACGACCAACTCCGCTTCGAGGCCGTCTGGCGTGACTCCGACATGGAGGTCATCGCGCCGGTCCGTGAACTCGGCCTGACACGGGAGTTCGAACAGGAGTACGCCGCCGAACGCGACCTGCCCGTCGAGGGCGGCGACGAGGGCAAATACAGCATCGACACGAACCTCTGGAGTCGCTCCATCGAGGGGTCGGAACTCGAAGAGCCGAGCTACGTCCCGCCGGAGGACATCTACGAGTGGACGACCGCGCCCACGGGCGAGACGCGCGAACTCGAAATCGGCTTCGAGAACGGCTATCCCGTCAGCCTCGACGGCGAGGCGATGGAACCGGTCGAACTCACCCAGACGCTCAACGACCTCGCAGGCGACTACGGCGTCGGCCGCTCCGACATCATGGAGGACCGCATGCTCGGCCTGAAGGTCCGCGAGAACTACGAACACCCTGCGGCGACGGTGCTGCTCAACGCCCACCAGGCGCTGGAGGACCTCGTCCTCACGAAGGAAGAACGCTCCTTCAAGAAGCAAATCGACCACGAGTGGTCCGAGAAGGGGTATCAGGGCCTCGTGAACGCGCCGCTGGTCGGTGCACTGGAGGGCTTCATCGAGGAGACCCAGACCCGCGTCACCGGCAGCGTGACGATTCGCCTCGAAGGCGGTCAGGCCCGTCCGGTCGGCCGGTCCTCGCAGTTCGCCGTCTACTCCGCGGAAGCGGCCTCGTTCAACACCGAGGACGTCATCGGCGGCATCGAACAGGACGACGCCACCGGCGTCGCGAAGTACCACGGCTTCCAGGAGCGTCTGGCAAACCGCGTCATCGACAGTCAAAAAGAGGAATAG
- a CDS encoding DUF7345 domain-containing protein yields the protein MRGTLAVAVAVFCCLAVAVGAGVGAAAHEEPDRNLIGIELHADGDASVHHVSSYDLDDDEERQLYEGFAENETARQQWRDEIAAQFRSMAENGSAASGRDMRVHNVSVETYEMDGEGYGRLEVHATWENFSYAESNRVIVAEPFRSSYDPFDQDRRRVAMHGPEGYVRGQLAPSPLRVQRNSALWNPGTSNFSRFYAEFTNPSTETPTDAMVETTAAGPSEQPSGFGTAARALLVALVPLAVALLAIRRRRG from the coding sequence ATGCGAGGAACGCTCGCGGTCGCCGTGGCTGTGTTCTGCTGTCTCGCCGTCGCGGTCGGCGCCGGCGTCGGCGCGGCCGCCCACGAGGAACCCGACCGGAACCTCATCGGCATCGAACTGCACGCCGACGGTGATGCGTCGGTACATCACGTCTCCTCCTACGACCTCGACGACGACGAGGAGCGGCAACTGTACGAGGGGTTCGCGGAGAACGAAACCGCGAGACAGCAGTGGCGAGACGAGATTGCGGCGCAGTTCCGGTCGATGGCCGAAAACGGCAGTGCGGCCTCGGGCCGTGACATGCGGGTTCACAACGTCAGCGTCGAGACCTACGAGATGGATGGCGAGGGGTACGGACGACTCGAAGTCCACGCGACGTGGGAGAACTTCTCCTACGCCGAGTCCAACCGGGTCATCGTCGCCGAACCGTTCCGAAGCAGTTACGACCCCTTCGACCAGGACCGTCGCCGGGTCGCGATGCACGGTCCCGAAGGGTACGTTCGCGGACAGTTAGCCCCCAGCCCGCTTCGCGTCCAGCGCAACAGCGCGCTGTGGAACCCCGGCACCTCGAACTTCTCGCGGTTCTACGCGGAGTTCACGAACCCGAGTACGGAGACGCCCACCGACGCAATGGTAGAGACGACTGCGGCCGGCCCAAGCGAACAGCCATCCGGGTTCGGAACCGCCGCCCGGGCACTCCTCGTCGCGCTCGTCCCCCTCGCCGTCGCGCTCTTGGCGATTCGACGACGCCGGGGATGA
- a CDS encoding DUF7554 family protein: MLPDRAGMDVEDLLKIILVLIIVWIAVDIVLDVLQFAFGGLSSVVGVLIVVLIVAYFLDYI; the protein is encoded by the coding sequence ATGCTCCCCGACAGAGCCGGCATGGACGTAGAGGACCTGTTGAAGATTATTCTCGTGCTCATCATCGTCTGGATTGCCGTCGACATCGTCCTCGACGTCCTGCAGTTCGCCTTCGGCGGCCTCAGCTCCGTCGTCGGGGTTCTCATCGTCGTGCTCATCGTCGCGTACTTCCTCGACTACATCTGA
- a CDS encoding 2'-5' RNA ligase family protein gives MYSLNVPVPGEVSKLARGLASECLTATPRDRHTLVAKRLGDSDPASLGRDVRQALTGLDPFTVEISGVSVFRNPPTGRGPVAYLRVESPQLERLHAVLCDRFSPIDGIEGDDYIPHVTVARGGDADRVAGSDVSAEWTVDSLVVWAADYGEPVERVSLPA, from the coding sequence GTGTACAGCCTGAACGTTCCCGTCCCCGGCGAGGTGTCGAAACTCGCCCGCGGCCTCGCGTCGGAGTGTCTCACCGCGACACCGCGGGACCGTCACACGCTTGTGGCGAAGCGGCTCGGCGACAGCGACCCCGCGTCGCTCGGCCGCGACGTTCGGCAGGCGTTGACCGGTCTCGACCCGTTCACCGTCGAAATCTCGGGAGTCAGCGTGTTTCGAAATCCACCGACCGGCCGCGGGCCGGTCGCTTACCTCCGCGTGGAATCGCCCCAACTGGAACGCCTTCACGCCGTTTTGTGTGACCGTTTTTCCCCCATCGACGGCATCGAGGGCGACGACTACATCCCCCACGTCACGGTCGCCCGCGGCGGCGATGCCGACCGCGTCGCCGGCAGCGACGTGAGCGCCGAGTGGACCGTCGATTCGCTCGTCGTCTGGGCCGCCGACTACGGCGAGCCGGTCGAACGCGTCTCGCTGCCCGCCTGA
- a CDS encoding HNH endonuclease yields the protein MSVDWEPRAEKRRTRDGEGPRWDLLREETLERDDYTCQRCGYRQADRGQPERRLEAHVAAHGSPSLDDLDNAVTLCRPCHATLHSDDPAYREVRKDAPMFPVPEAPDSVATMRSDRQHVCQRCQHLADSAMNLAAYQEDGSNYVLCKPCAGALLAAGYDPENFEVAGELDAESLKRRSSDAPVRPALLASRPVRALRPPETAFERFVYDTPLRYLFNPIGLTVLFIVLGVFASFYFF from the coding sequence ATGAGCGTCGACTGGGAACCACGCGCCGAGAAGCGCCGAACGCGGGACGGCGAGGGGCCCCGCTGGGACCTCCTCCGTGAGGAGACACTGGAGCGAGACGACTACACCTGCCAGCGGTGTGGCTATCGGCAGGCCGACCGCGGCCAACCGGAGCGACGACTGGAGGCCCACGTCGCAGCACACGGCTCGCCGTCGCTGGACGACCTCGACAACGCCGTGACGCTGTGTCGGCCCTGTCACGCGACGCTGCACTCCGACGACCCGGCCTACCGTGAGGTACGGAAGGATGCGCCGATGTTTCCCGTCCCCGAGGCGCCCGACTCGGTGGCGACGATGCGGAGCGACCGCCAGCACGTCTGTCAGCGGTGTCAACACCTCGCCGACTCGGCGATGAACCTCGCGGCGTACCAAGAGGACGGCAGCAACTACGTCCTGTGTAAACCGTGCGCTGGAGCGCTGTTGGCGGCGGGCTACGACCCCGAGAACTTCGAGGTGGCCGGCGAACTTGACGCCGAGTCATTGAAAAGGCGGTCCAGCGATGCGCCGGTGCGGCCGGCGCTGCTCGCCTCCCGTCCGGTTCGGGCGCTGCGGCCGCCGGAGACGGCCTTCGAGCGGTTCGTCTACGACACGCCGCTGCGCTATCTGTTCAACCCAATCGGACTGACGGTCCTGTTCATCGTCCTCGGCGTGTTCGCGTCGTTCTATTTCTTCTGA